One genomic segment of Rivularia sp. PCC 7116 includes these proteins:
- the glsA gene encoding glutaminase A, whose amino-acid sequence MKIQYNLPSKSLITFLRELHCKYLPLRDGKAYVSEAGLVDINPDWFAICIATVDGQVYCVGDWEESFLIQSISKVFAYGLALEDKGRDYVLTKVDVEPTGDAYNSIIKVESKSKRPYNSMVNTGAIATTSLIEGAGPGHKLNRILEMYRRYIGRRVFVDTPILVSEQNSGDRNWAISYLLRNFGMISGDISQTLHLYLQQCSIIINCRDLALMGGTLANSGINPVTKERAINSIFIKDLLSVMHTCGMYDFAGEWVYKVGFPAKSGVGGGIIGVVPNQMGIAVFSPPLDSRGNSIRAIKVCEELSKYLGLHIFAR is encoded by the coding sequence ATAAAGATTCAATATAATCTACCATCCAAATCTTTAATTACATTTTTACGGGAATTACACTGCAAATATCTTCCTTTAAGAGATGGAAAAGCTTATGTCAGCGAAGCTGGTTTAGTAGATATTAATCCCGATTGGTTTGCTATTTGCATCGCTACGGTAGACGGACAAGTTTACTGCGTAGGAGATTGGGAAGAATCATTTTTAATTCAGTCAATATCAAAAGTTTTTGCTTACGGATTAGCACTCGAAGATAAAGGAAGAGATTACGTTTTAACCAAAGTTGATGTCGAACCAACCGGAGATGCTTACAACTCCATTATTAAAGTGGAATCCAAATCCAAACGACCTTATAACAGTATGGTGAATACCGGAGCGATCGCCACTACAAGTTTAATAGAAGGAGCAGGTCCGGGTCATAAACTTAACCGAATATTAGAAATGTACCGTCGCTATATCGGACGTAGAGTTTTTGTCGATACACCCATACTTGTATCCGAACAAAATAGTGGCGATCGCAATTGGGCTATATCATATTTGTTGCGAAATTTTGGCATGATTTCGGGAGATATTAGTCAAACTTTGCATTTGTATCTGCAGCAGTGCAGCATAATTATTAACTGTCGAGATTTAGCGTTGATGGGAGGAACTTTAGCTAATAGTGGCATAAATCCCGTGACTAAAGAGCGAGCCATCAATTCTATTTTTATTAAAGACTTGCTTAGCGTTATGCATACCTGTGGGATGTACGATTTTGCTGGGGAATGGGTATACAAAGTTGGATTTCCGGCAAAAAGTGGAGTTGGTGGTGGAATCATTGGTGTAGTACCCAATCAAATGGGAATCGCAGTTTTTTCTCCCCCTCTGGATTCTCGCGGTAACAGCATTCGGGCGATTAAAGTTTGCGAAGAACTATCTAAATATTTAGGGTTACATATTTTTGCTCGGTGA
- a CDS encoding peptidylprolyl isomerase has translation MTQAKAGDNVKVHYTGKLDDGTVFDSSAEREPLQFSLGSGNVIPGFEEAIVGMAPGESKTATIPADQAYGPQREELVITVEKEQIPTDLSVEVGQQLQISQNNGQVIPVIVTDVSDSKVTLDANHPLAGQQLTFDIELVEVG, from the coding sequence ATGACACAAGCTAAAGCTGGTGACAACGTAAAAGTTCACTACACGGGCAAGTTGGATGATGGTACAGTTTTTGATTCCTCTGCCGAACGCGAACCTTTACAGTTCTCCCTTGGTTCGGGAAATGTAATTCCTGGATTTGAAGAAGCGATAGTCGGTATGGCTCCCGGAGAGTCCAAAACTGCAACTATTCCCGCAGATCAAGCTTACGGTCCTCAACGTGAAGAACTAGTAATAACAGTTGAGAAAGAGCAAATACCTACAGATTTATCAGTAGAAGTCGGTCAACAATTACAGATTTCTCAAAATAACGGTCAGGTAATTCCAGTTATCGTTACAGACGTTTCGGATTCCAAAGTTACCCTTGATGCAAATCATCCTTTAGCAGGACAACAGTTAACTTTTGATATTGAGTTAGTTGAAGTTGGTTAA
- a CDS encoding NACHT domain-containing NTPase translates to MNEEESFKIYLQNFIQEFSDDIIKGEFKYYNFSRSFEEKPDFVNPVKHFKNSEATQWSELETIFNYKEQRLLLLGEPGAGKTVLLRMFASKFSQNIDSTNPQSLLPLFAPIRRWDRKEDILNWLINQAKYIYSGINERLLEQKIKAQQVLFLLDGLDELPAKDSSIKDPNAKQRDYRIEFMQKFAVFESIYGCNPTIITCRNRDYQRIITRDGGEKLNLNGAVILKQLNYEEIKNYLEYNFAKDSKFFRKIWSILIQNMALRKMVRTPFLLAVLVSPYISNDRQNKNELEELANINSPEKLFDNFISKSYEREKEKQHNVTAIAFSLKELKQILGQIAVLVMSDEHPDDNYILPDIFNRLLPQEKIEDFLSLCQNLYLLIKSVNTEQETYRFSHLLLREYFAFLYTDQFLNNDLDNDLDEKSITANSHKLIGKDKVAIALGKLNKLRATNLLIDLLRDSDRDVRYEAAKSLGELKAGVYFRGYKQDFSEPYLISKPLSKFENKSVNTSSEVPKPTLKEEENISPSPKHVEQEKNPTSQEDLVQQEVITVKPVIFPSPQEEHTPISPPVVNHENDSPAFKEILKSDNNLLLIPINQKIVFIFAGIFCFLLVLVGFLLGLLVKS, encoded by the coding sequence ATGAATGAAGAAGAGAGCTTCAAAATTTATCTCCAAAATTTTATTCAAGAATTTAGTGATGATATTATCAAAGGTGAATTTAAATACTATAATTTTTCACGCTCTTTTGAAGAAAAACCAGATTTTGTTAACCCAGTTAAACATTTCAAGAACTCCGAAGCCACTCAATGGTCTGAATTAGAGACTATTTTTAATTATAAAGAACAGCGTCTTTTATTACTAGGAGAACCAGGTGCTGGTAAAACAGTGTTGTTACGGATGTTTGCCAGCAAATTTTCTCAAAATATAGACAGTACAAATCCACAATCGCTTTTACCTTTATTTGCTCCAATCCGTAGATGGGATAGAAAAGAAGATATTCTAAACTGGTTAATCAATCAGGCTAAATATATTTATTCCGGAATAAATGAAAGATTATTAGAACAAAAAATAAAAGCTCAGCAGGTTCTATTTCTGCTAGATGGATTAGATGAATTACCTGCAAAAGATTCTAGTATAAAAGACCCAAATGCTAAACAGCGCGATTATCGCATAGAATTTATGCAAAAATTCGCTGTTTTTGAATCTATATACGGATGTAATCCGACAATTATAACTTGCCGCAATCGAGATTATCAAAGAATAATTACTAGGGACGGTGGCGAAAAACTGAATTTAAATGGTGCAGTAATTCTTAAACAGTTAAACTACGAAGAAATTAAAAATTATTTAGAATATAATTTTGCTAAAGATAGTAAGTTTTTTCGTAAAATATGGAGCATACTAATTCAGAATATGGCTTTACGAAAGATGGTTCGGACACCATTCTTATTAGCAGTATTAGTATCGCCATATATAAGCAATGACAGGCAAAATAAAAATGAGTTAGAAGAGTTGGCTAATATAAATAGCCCTGAAAAATTGTTCGACAATTTTATCAGCAAAAGTTATGAAAGAGAAAAGGAGAAGCAACACAACGTTACTGCAATTGCTTTTTCTTTAAAAGAGCTTAAGCAGATATTAGGACAAATTGCTGTCTTAGTAATGAGTGATGAGCATCCAGATGATAATTACATTCTTCCAGATATTTTTAACAGGCTTTTGCCTCAAGAAAAGATAGAAGATTTTCTTAGTTTATGTCAAAATCTATATTTATTGATTAAAAGTGTGAATACCGAACAAGAGACTTATCGGTTTTCTCATTTATTACTGCGCGAGTACTTTGCTTTTCTCTACACCGATCAATTTTTAAATAATGATTTAGATAATGATTTAGATGAAAAATCAATTACTGCGAATTCACACAAATTAATTGGCAAAGATAAAGTTGCGATCGCGCTGGGTAAATTAAACAAATTACGAGCGACTAATTTATTAATTGATTTACTCCGAGACTCAGATCGAGATGTGCGTTACGAAGCTGCAAAGTCATTAGGTGAATTAAAAGCTGGTGTTTATTTTCGAGGTTATAAACAAGATTTTTCTGAACCTTATCTTATAAGTAAGCCTTTAAGTAAATTTGAGAATAAAAGCGTTAATACATCATCAGAAGTACCAAAACCAACTTTAAAAGAAGAAGAAAATATCTCACCAAGCCCCAAGCATGTCGAACAAGAAAAAAACCCAACTTCGCAAGAAGACTTAGTTCAACAAGAAGTAATAACTGTCAAGCCAGTTATTTTTCCATCACCACAGGAGGAACATACCCCGATTTCACCGCCCGTGGTAAATCATGAAAATGATTCTCCTGCATTCAAAGAGATACTTAAATCCGACAACAATTTATTATTAATACCAATTAATCAAAAAATTGTTTTTATCTTTGCGGGTATATTCTGCTTTTTACTAGTACTTGTCGGCTTTTTGTTGGGATTGTTAGTTAAATCTTAG